A genomic segment from Pseudobacteriovorax antillogorgiicola encodes:
- a CDS encoding 4'-phosphopantetheinyl transferase superfamily protein, protein MIIGNDIIDLTEPPPHPRFFQRITSEREKRYFSDSVLMCHQLWAAKEAAFKAIRQQRTINFIPAAFQVNSKLNKIRFEDIELGLHYEQDQNFLHCLAMPASCAGTYRISSSSPSPAAAVRQTLIDLWSDLGNKPITVEQIQKKNGVPQIIAGGSSRGISLTHHGSYVAAAILALPPS, encoded by the coding sequence TTGATCATCGGCAATGACATCATCGACTTAACTGAGCCACCTCCTCATCCAAGGTTCTTTCAGAGAATTACTAGTGAGAGAGAAAAGCGATACTTTTCAGATTCAGTTCTGATGTGTCATCAGCTTTGGGCGGCAAAAGAAGCAGCTTTTAAGGCTATCCGACAGCAAAGGACCATTAATTTTATCCCTGCCGCCTTCCAGGTGAACTCAAAGTTGAACAAGATTCGTTTTGAAGATATTGAGCTTGGCTTGCACTACGAGCAAGATCAAAACTTTCTGCATTGCCTTGCCATGCCCGCCTCATGCGCAGGCACCTATCGTATTTCGTCAAGCTCTCCATCCCCAGCAGCGGCCGTCCGCCAAACTCTGATCGACTTATGGAGCGACCTTGGAAACAAACCAATCACAGTCGAGCAGATCCAAAAGAAGAACGGCGTGCCACAGATCATTGCCGGGGGGTCTTCCCGTGGGATTTCCCTAACCCATCATGGCTCTTATGTTGCAGCGGCGATTTTGGCTTTGCCCCCTTCTTAA
- a CDS encoding ribose-phosphate diphosphokinase, producing the protein MNPDLPIKVIVGTSNPGLGKKLCETMNIDPCKSEVIEFSEGNTFVRILENVRGRDVYIVQGVSYPVDRNFMELLFWVDAAKLASAAQVTAVIPFFSYAKADKKDEPRVSIRARVCADALEAAGVDRVLTMDLHSPQIQGFFKRPVDHMNARSIICEYIQTKNLDNLVVASADVGYGKNAFKFSDRLKVPTVIGNKIRVDHSETAQVWNVVGDVKDKNVLIVDDIVFTGGSLISMTEAVKAMGAKKVYAAVTHGVLTPGATKKIDESSLEELVITDTVEYRFQDLSPKVKVLSVAGSFANAIKSIHEYKSISKLFPE; encoded by the coding sequence ATGAATCCAGATCTACCCATCAAAGTGATAGTGGGAACCTCGAACCCAGGGCTAGGTAAAAAGCTCTGCGAAACTATGAATATCGACCCATGCAAAAGCGAAGTGATTGAATTTAGCGAAGGCAACACCTTCGTTCGAATCCTTGAAAACGTTCGGGGTCGTGATGTCTATATTGTCCAGGGGGTATCCTACCCAGTTGATCGAAACTTTATGGAACTGCTCTTTTGGGTCGACGCTGCCAAGCTCGCATCAGCAGCCCAAGTCACAGCTGTCATACCCTTCTTTAGCTATGCAAAAGCCGATAAGAAAGATGAGCCACGAGTCTCCATTCGAGCCAGAGTCTGTGCCGACGCTCTAGAAGCGGCTGGCGTCGATCGGGTGCTCACCATGGACTTGCATTCGCCACAGATCCAAGGTTTTTTTAAGAGGCCCGTGGACCACATGAACGCTCGCTCGATTATCTGCGAATACATCCAGACTAAAAACCTAGACAACCTAGTGGTAGCTTCCGCAGATGTCGGTTACGGAAAAAATGCCTTTAAATTTTCAGATCGCCTCAAGGTACCCACTGTGATCGGCAACAAGATTCGCGTCGATCACAGTGAAACCGCTCAAGTATGGAATGTGGTGGGGGATGTGAAAGACAAAAATGTACTGATTGTCGATGATATAGTCTTTACTGGCGGATCGTTGATTTCTATGACCGAGGCAGTCAAGGCCATGGGTGCTAAAAAAGTCTATGCAGCAGTCACCCATGGAGTCCTAACTCCCGGTGCTACCAAAAAGATTGATGAAAGCTCCCTGGAAGAGCTTGTGATCACTGACACGGTGGAGTATCGATTCCAAGACTTAAGCCCCAAAGTAAAAGTTTTATCTGTGGCTGGATCTTTTGCAAATGCGATCAAGAGCATTCATGAGTATAAATCGATAAGTAAACTCTTCCCTGAGTAA
- a CDS encoding DUF481 domain-containing protein: MLRFLTLFWGLLTLTPCYGKIVDVSVETTKKTSQGLNLVAKASFESTSGNTDREAQEGSLSARYGWQDHEVLAMYSSEWGVLDGKKYEDNKFYHLRYRYHILPWLDWELFAQTDSDEFRGLSQRRLYGTGPRFGYEGDMYQAYFGLLYMKESEEYLDRVEIDRDQDNDRLSSYLSLKAKWDDRLTFFSTTYYQPLIEDQDDYRLASNNGINIAISDMLSYEVTLKILFDSNPPSGIERQDRTLKNGLTFQF; this comes from the coding sequence ATGCTACGATTTCTTACTCTATTTTGGGGACTCCTCACCTTAACACCCTGCTATGGAAAAATTGTCGATGTCTCCGTAGAGACAACGAAAAAAACCAGTCAAGGGCTCAACCTTGTCGCTAAGGCCAGCTTTGAATCAACCAGCGGCAACACGGATCGAGAAGCCCAAGAAGGCAGTCTATCAGCTCGTTACGGATGGCAAGATCACGAAGTCCTCGCCATGTACAGTTCGGAATGGGGTGTTCTCGATGGCAAGAAATACGAGGACAATAAATTTTATCACCTTCGCTATCGCTATCACATTCTTCCATGGCTCGACTGGGAACTGTTTGCTCAAACTGATAGCGATGAGTTTCGCGGTTTGTCACAAAGAAGACTTTATGGCACAGGCCCCCGCTTCGGCTATGAAGGCGATATGTACCAAGCCTATTTTGGGCTCCTTTATATGAAAGAGAGTGAGGAATACTTGGATCGGGTTGAGATCGATCGTGATCAAGATAATGATCGCCTTTCAAGCTACCTATCTTTGAAGGCGAAGTGGGACGATAGGCTAACGTTTTTCTCGACAACCTACTATCAGCCACTGATTGAAGATCAGGACGACTATCGCCTAGCATCCAACAATGGCATCAATATAGCTATTTCAGATATGCTGAGCTATGAGGTCACGTTAAAGATTCTTTTCGATTCTAATCCACCATCAGGGATTGAACGCCAGGACCGCACCTTGAAGAACGGCCTTACCTTTCAATTCTAA
- the infC gene encoding translation initiation factor IF-3, with product MKVLERADLRSMRDVRLVGEGLNDIVPAMDAWRKAEDEGLDLVLVSDPDATPPVVRIQDFKKLQYEKKKKQRQNKHKVELKEIQLKANISDHDLQTKVNNIDRFLQRGDKVKVIVRLKGRERDNPQRAHDLIAKVTETVTVSCKVNKLPGPIATAILEPAK from the coding sequence TTGAAGGTACTAGAACGAGCCGATTTACGATCTATGAGAGACGTCAGATTAGTTGGAGAAGGTTTAAATGACATAGTTCCGGCAATGGACGCATGGCGTAAAGCGGAAGACGAAGGCCTTGACCTTGTGTTAGTGAGCGATCCAGACGCGACTCCTCCTGTGGTTCGCATCCAAGACTTTAAGAAGCTTCAATACGAGAAAAAGAAAAAGCAACGCCAGAACAAGCACAAAGTCGAACTTAAAGAGATCCAACTGAAGGCTAATATCTCCGATCACGACCTCCAGACGAAAGTCAATAACATCGATCGCTTTCTACAACGTGGCGATAAGGTAAAAGTGATTGTCCGTCTAAAGGGTCGCGAGAGAGATAATCCACAGCGTGCTCATGACCTCATTGCTAAGGTGACGGAAACAGTCACGGTAAGCTGCAAAGTGAATAAGCTACCCGGTCCTATTGCGACCGCCATCCTTGAGCCTGCTAAATAA
- a CDS encoding S8 family peptidase, with product MNLRKRYLVLSLGLLSGLACQQEEKIDERVIPEEVVSGSFMVESIDTVEGDKKEALKAALTPIASSMGCSLEGPTEILWEHQERALPITLNNSFHIKFNDCNLSQEQTDQLLTQMLSLDEVQTAEAEAVLKASLSENDPYKSRQYYHTNIRRNEACDVSSKQGKPVVVAVVDSGVQFNHPDLVDRFYRDGDGQVIGANFVGKGSYRNPDNNWDDSNGHGTHVAGLIAATGNNGKGITGVASCKNVLIMPIRVMGSNGTGSSIEIDRGIQWAAAKGADIINLSLGSNSYAYRSKSSHKKSLYENLAEQGVIVFAAAGNDGFRNGSSTRNGYIYSYPASYDNVIAVGATNQRDRLTNFSVYGDLIDIAAPGEQTLSTYPGSSYKYLSGTSMATPIAVGAYALALSEVRSKGSEYLFHSELMPILAKTANKRGTFGSSEIATAGLVDANALVAALQERFPSDDTGTPAPTNPMEPGSGDDNGSDPEEPAPTPGEGFRFVGLQDGQTISASGLRIQVAGWPENTARIYLYWITGNEWFPRSFTSLGRENLGNSGDVVTTESTYVLYGTKYLVAEAKDSYGRRLGTQQVLLKGLDR from the coding sequence ATGAATTTGCGAAAAAGGTATCTCGTCCTTAGTCTGGGGCTCCTCTCAGGCTTAGCTTGCCAACAAGAAGAGAAAATTGATGAAAGGGTGATTCCTGAAGAGGTTGTTTCAGGAAGCTTCATGGTAGAGTCTATTGATACTGTCGAAGGTGATAAAAAAGAAGCGCTGAAAGCTGCTCTTACACCGATAGCATCGAGTATGGGCTGTAGCCTTGAAGGTCCTACAGAGATTCTTTGGGAGCACCAAGAAAGGGCGCTACCCATCACACTCAACAACTCGTTTCATATTAAATTTAACGACTGTAATCTAAGTCAAGAGCAAACGGATCAGCTGCTAACTCAGATGCTCAGCCTTGATGAAGTCCAAACGGCGGAAGCTGAAGCGGTTCTCAAAGCGAGCCTTTCGGAAAACGATCCGTACAAGTCTCGTCAATATTATCATACAAATATCAGACGTAACGAAGCTTGTGATGTCAGTTCCAAGCAAGGAAAACCCGTTGTTGTTGCGGTCGTTGACTCCGGTGTTCAGTTCAACCACCCCGATCTCGTGGATCGTTTCTATCGTGATGGCGATGGTCAAGTGATTGGTGCTAACTTTGTTGGCAAGGGTTCGTACCGAAATCCAGATAACAACTGGGATGATAGCAATGGTCACGGAACTCACGTGGCTGGATTGATTGCTGCCACTGGTAACAACGGCAAAGGCATCACAGGGGTGGCTAGCTGTAAAAATGTCTTGATCATGCCTATCCGAGTTATGGGTAGCAACGGTACAGGTAGCTCCATTGAAATCGATCGGGGCATTCAGTGGGCTGCTGCCAAAGGCGCTGACATTATCAACCTTTCACTTGGTAGCAACTCATACGCGTACCGATCCAAGTCTAGCCATAAGAAAAGCCTTTACGAAAACTTAGCTGAGCAAGGGGTGATCGTATTTGCCGCTGCAGGTAACGATGGTTTCCGTAACGGTAGCTCGACGCGCAACGGTTACATTTACAGTTACCCTGCGAGTTATGACAACGTGATTGCGGTCGGTGCAACCAACCAACGTGATCGCTTGACAAACTTTTCCGTATACGGGGATTTGATCGATATCGCGGCTCCTGGTGAGCAGACTCTCTCAACTTACCCAGGATCGAGCTACAAGTACTTGAGTGGAACGTCAATGGCGACGCCGATTGCTGTTGGTGCCTACGCCCTAGCGCTTTCTGAAGTGCGATCAAAAGGTAGTGAGTATCTATTCCACAGCGAATTGATGCCGATTTTGGCCAAGACAGCCAACAAGCGCGGCACTTTTGGTAGCAGTGAAATTGCGACTGCTGGTCTTGTGGATGCCAATGCTTTGGTTGCAGCCCTTCAAGAGCGTTTCCCTAGCGATGACACTGGTACTCCGGCACCGACAAACCCAATGGAACCTGGTTCAGGAGATGACAATGGTAGTGATCCTGAAGAGCCAGCCCCCACTCCAGGGGAAGGTTTCCGATTTGTTGGTTTGCAAGATGGCCAGACGATCAGTGCCAGTGGGTTGCGGATTCAGGTCGCTGGCTGGCCTGAAAATACAGCTCGTATCTACCTTTACTGGATTACCGGTAATGAGTGGTTCCCGCGCAGTTTCACAAGCCTTGGTCGGGAAAACCTAGGTAACTCTGGTGATGTTGTTACCACTGAGTCTACTTACGTCCTATATGGAACCAAGTATTTGGTTGCTGAGGCAAAGGACTCTTACGGACGTCGCTTAGGAACCCAACAAGTACTACTTAAAGGACTTGATCGATAA
- a CDS encoding lysophospholipid acyltransferase family protein encodes MVLISPLTRWSIRLQQVLSFLCMIWLAPIVIFYLKFYRKHRIRDLNEFRKDVRDKIKAAANRPIIIAANHLTAIDSFIINWALMPWPHYLWYFHRFPWNVPEYANFGHNPFLRLLCYLGKCCFIKRNGSKRHKARVMSRLQFLGMEGESICIFPEGGRSRTGRVDRDAATYGVGEILEEIGNAVVWCIYLRGDSQESYSWLPKKQETFTIKLKALEPHSQHRGRRAARDKTLQIFDQLTKLEQDYFDHRQ; translated from the coding sequence ATGGTTTTAATCTCCCCTCTGACTCGCTGGTCTATACGCTTGCAACAGGTTCTCAGTTTCCTCTGCATGATTTGGCTTGCTCCTATCGTAATATTTTACCTCAAGTTTTACCGTAAACATCGCATCCGAGACCTAAATGAATTCAGGAAAGATGTTCGAGACAAGATAAAAGCCGCCGCGAACCGTCCGATTATTATCGCAGCCAATCACCTGACAGCTATTGACTCCTTCATTATCAACTGGGCATTAATGCCGTGGCCTCACTACCTCTGGTACTTTCATCGCTTTCCATGGAACGTCCCCGAGTACGCAAACTTCGGCCATAATCCCTTCCTTCGCCTACTCTGCTATCTGGGGAAGTGCTGCTTTATCAAACGCAATGGCAGCAAACGGCACAAGGCTCGGGTGATGTCTCGGCTTCAATTTCTCGGTATGGAAGGTGAAAGCATCTGTATCTTCCCCGAAGGTGGACGATCACGAACTGGCCGAGTGGATCGGGATGCAGCGACCTACGGCGTTGGTGAGATTTTAGAAGAAATTGGTAATGCCGTAGTATGGTGTATCTACTTGCGCGGAGACTCTCAAGAAAGCTACTCTTGGCTGCCAAAGAAACAAGAGACCTTCACGATTAAACTTAAGGCCTTGGAGCCTCATTCACAGCATCGAGGCAGGCGAGCAGCCCGAGATAAGACTCTGCAGATATTCGATCAACTTACAAAGTTAGAGCAGGATTATTTTGATCATCGGCAATGA
- a CDS encoding beta-ketoacyl-[acyl-carrier-protein] synthase family protein, protein MEARQVVVTGMGVITSNAQNTVEFAQALRHGTSGIRHFSELEELKFACQVGGQCNIPAERLQAAISEADINSMSQGMKLAALASLEAFQQAGLSPKPEDSDDVYEDTGAMIGTGIGGLDVFAEDVYPKVVAGKVKRLGSSVVERIMFSGPSAKVAGLLGLGNQVSANSSACSTGTEAIIMGAERIRSGLAKRMLVGGVEAAHPQIWAGFDSMRVLSRKFNDTPEQASRPMSASAAGFVPGSGAGILVIEDRESAEQRGAKIYGEILGTSINCGGMRAGGSMTAPSTASVIRCIRSAMMDANLKAHDIDYINGHLTATMADPLELGNWQKALEIDPGQMPWINSTKSLIGHCLGAAGAIESVATLLQLNQGFIHGSINCEDIHPDIAPFAERIVQSTQDKTITTAAKASFGFGDVNSCIIFKHGRC, encoded by the coding sequence ATGGAAGCAAGGCAAGTCGTAGTAACAGGAATGGGTGTGATCACAAGCAACGCCCAAAACACAGTTGAATTTGCTCAGGCTCTGCGTCACGGAACATCAGGCATTCGTCACTTTTCTGAGCTTGAGGAACTCAAGTTTGCCTGCCAGGTGGGAGGACAATGCAATATTCCAGCGGAGCGTCTCCAGGCAGCTATTTCTGAGGCTGATATTAACTCGATGTCACAGGGGATGAAGCTCGCAGCGCTCGCCAGCTTAGAAGCTTTTCAGCAAGCTGGTCTAAGCCCCAAGCCCGAGGACTCTGATGACGTCTACGAGGATACCGGAGCCATGATTGGTACCGGCATTGGAGGGTTGGATGTTTTCGCTGAAGATGTCTACCCAAAGGTCGTCGCAGGCAAAGTGAAGCGCTTAGGCAGTTCCGTAGTTGAACGTATTATGTTTAGTGGTCCTAGCGCGAAAGTCGCAGGCTTACTAGGTTTAGGCAATCAAGTCAGCGCCAATAGTTCGGCCTGCTCCACAGGTACTGAAGCCATCATCATGGGCGCTGAGCGTATTCGCTCTGGTTTGGCTAAAAGAATGCTCGTCGGAGGTGTGGAGGCCGCTCACCCTCAAATCTGGGCTGGCTTCGACAGCATGCGCGTCCTATCGAGAAAGTTTAATGATACTCCAGAACAGGCATCGCGCCCTATGAGCGCTAGCGCCGCAGGCTTTGTTCCAGGCAGTGGTGCTGGGATCTTAGTCATCGAGGATCGAGAGAGTGCTGAGCAGCGTGGTGCAAAAATTTACGGAGAGATACTTGGAACGAGTATCAACTGCGGTGGCATGCGTGCTGGTGGATCAATGACAGCTCCTAGCACAGCGTCGGTGATTCGCTGTATTCGCAGTGCGATGATGGATGCGAACCTAAAGGCCCACGATATCGACTACATTAATGGTCATCTCACGGCGACCATGGCAGATCCATTGGAGCTAGGCAACTGGCAAAAGGCCTTGGAAATCGATCCAGGGCAAATGCCTTGGATCAATAGTACGAAATCTTTGATTGGTCACTGCCTAGGAGCTGCTGGCGCCATTGAATCCGTAGCCACCCTACTCCAACTCAATCAAGGCTTTATTCATGGCTCGATCAACTGCGAGGATATTCACCCAGATATCGCTCCTTTTGCAGAGCGTATTGTTCAATCCACTCAAGATAAAACCATTACGACAGCCGCCAAAGCTAGTTTCGGCTTTGGCGATGTCAACAGCTGTATTATTTTCAAGCATGGGAGATGCTAA
- a CDS encoding 3-hydroxyacyl-ACP dehydratase FabZ family protein: MELPNSLPELSEKILSHLPQQEPFRFVDQLTHIDEDEIHGQYRFKNDEYFYRGHFPHHPVTPGVILTEAMAQIGVCSLSIYLMLRKGNDLSQALTTLFTESNVEFLAAVEPGELITVKAKKVFWRRGKLKCQCDLFKENGQLAAQGTLAGIGV, encoded by the coding sequence ATGGAACTACCCAACTCACTACCCGAACTATCAGAAAAAATCCTGAGTCACTTGCCTCAGCAAGAGCCTTTTCGCTTTGTCGATCAATTGACACATATTGATGAAGATGAGATCCACGGTCAGTATCGCTTCAAAAACGACGAATACTTCTATCGTGGCCACTTTCCACATCACCCTGTAACTCCTGGCGTCATTCTCACAGAAGCTATGGCTCAGATTGGTGTTTGCAGTCTATCGATCTACCTGATGCTTCGCAAAGGCAACGATCTGAGCCAAGCCCTGACGACCCTGTTTACGGAATCGAATGTTGAATTTCTTGCAGCTGTAGAACCCGGCGAGTTGATTACTGTGAAGGCTAAAAAAGTCTTTTGGCGTCGCGGTAAGCTGAAGTGCCAATGCGATCTATTTAAAGAGAATGGTCAACTCGCTGCTCAGGGAACCCTAGCCGGAATAGGAGTCTAA
- a CDS encoding TolC family protein — protein MKYLILFMLLVWGDFALSVTLSLQEALKLAREHSSLPEKYLSQRQAFIAQGNRANQAFDTRLSFTYQQIEDDGELSSPSNGESRTRFSREFKASKLLPTGTYIELGTQWDQQKVRYSVDPASINPIFAPTYNPEHQVLYGVTIRQSLWKNLWSRLVKLQQQVGIDQSITPSYRLEIEQQSRQGLVESYYWQLVALNQQKSVAEKLVKESRKFVRAMKRRKTIGRADEVDVASAEAAFVNHEGLLLNIDIHQTQIQSHLAHLLYGVGHRGQRIRVPARLPSNPRNQLPYRSASQALKQLAEHRLDIKMVRRLQDASHAKIDLAEESLKPELDLFASYHKRGIAGEGDKALEDADNGDIAIVGLSVTWNIENKGAEQDRVAADYERRQWQAEEQVIYNGVARELEVAYKALAGTARQLRLKSNQIQSLTRQRNAEQEKLSQARSDDVAVFRYQIEIQMAELEKIDALASKMTYLSQIRTLLHSYPITALVLK, from the coding sequence TTGAAATACCTTATTTTATTCATGTTATTGGTATGGGGCGATTTCGCTCTTTCTGTCACCCTAAGTCTACAAGAGGCTCTCAAACTTGCCCGAGAGCATTCGTCGCTGCCGGAAAAGTACCTGAGCCAGCGACAGGCATTCATCGCCCAAGGCAATCGAGCCAACCAAGCCTTTGATACAAGATTGTCATTCACTTATCAGCAGATTGAAGATGACGGCGAACTTAGCTCTCCTAGCAATGGTGAATCACGCACACGATTCAGCCGTGAGTTCAAAGCATCGAAACTGCTACCAACTGGCACCTATATCGAGCTTGGAACCCAATGGGATCAGCAAAAGGTTCGCTACAGTGTCGATCCCGCAAGTATTAATCCGATCTTTGCACCTACCTACAATCCTGAGCATCAGGTTCTTTATGGAGTCACCATCCGGCAAAGCCTTTGGAAAAATCTATGGAGTCGACTTGTTAAACTACAACAGCAGGTGGGTATCGACCAATCAATCACACCAAGCTATCGCCTAGAGATTGAACAACAATCTCGTCAGGGCTTAGTTGAAAGCTACTACTGGCAGTTGGTTGCTCTCAATCAGCAAAAAAGTGTGGCTGAGAAGCTTGTCAAAGAATCTCGGAAATTTGTCCGAGCGATGAAACGAAGAAAAACGATCGGTCGAGCGGATGAGGTGGACGTCGCATCTGCCGAGGCGGCCTTTGTCAATCATGAAGGTCTGTTACTGAATATCGATATCCATCAAACTCAGATTCAATCTCACCTTGCTCACCTCCTTTATGGAGTCGGACACAGGGGTCAACGAATAAGAGTACCCGCGCGATTACCTTCCAACCCCAGGAATCAACTTCCTTATAGAAGTGCCAGCCAAGCCTTAAAACAGCTTGCTGAGCATCGCCTGGATATAAAAATGGTACGTCGGCTTCAAGATGCCAGTCATGCTAAAATCGATCTTGCTGAAGAATCCCTAAAACCGGAGTTGGACTTATTTGCCTCGTACCATAAGCGTGGAATTGCAGGAGAGGGTGACAAGGCACTTGAGGATGCGGACAACGGTGATATTGCCATCGTTGGCCTAAGCGTAACTTGGAACATCGAAAATAAAGGGGCCGAACAAGATCGCGTGGCCGCAGATTACGAGCGCCGCCAATGGCAAGCGGAAGAACAGGTTATTTACAACGGGGTCGCTCGGGAGCTTGAGGTGGCCTATAAGGCTCTCGCTGGAACAGCTCGGCAACTAAGACTGAAATCCAACCAAATTCAGAGCCTCACGCGACAAAGAAATGCCGAACAGGAAAAGCTAAGCCAGGCACGCAGTGATGATGTGGCTGTGTTCCGCTACCAGATAGAGATCCAGATGGCTGAGCTTGAAAAGATTGACGCTCTCGCAAGTAAGATGACATACCTATCACAGATCCGTACGCTCCTGCATAGTTACCCAATAACTGCACTGGTTTTGAAATAA
- a CDS encoding SDR family oxidoreductase, producing MKHDKWTLILGGSSGMGLATAKKLANDKTPIILIHRDRKSAMKKIQEEFDALASKTSLITINANALTADGRQGILTRIADDIGDGQIHCLLHSIALGNLRSLVPSEDEPRPLSDEDFGQTIAYMGYDILLWVQDLYSRGMFAPQASVIGLSSEGNQKAWAGYAAVSAAKCTLESVSRSIAVEFGRFGIRSNIIQAGITETPALALIPSHQEMLEDARQRNPLGRLTRPEDVANAVYLLTRPEASWINGALLHVDGGEHLC from the coding sequence ATGAAACATGATAAATGGACTTTGATTCTCGGTGGATCAAGTGGAATGGGCTTGGCCACTGCAAAGAAACTTGCCAACGATAAAACACCCATTATATTGATCCATCGCGATCGTAAAAGCGCTATGAAGAAGATCCAAGAAGAGTTCGATGCCCTTGCATCGAAGACTTCGTTGATCACCATCAATGCCAATGCCCTAACGGCCGATGGTCGCCAAGGAATTCTCACGAGGATCGCCGATGACATCGGTGATGGTCAGATTCATTGCCTTCTGCACTCGATTGCTCTTGGCAACTTAAGATCTCTGGTACCTTCCGAGGACGAACCACGCCCATTGTCTGATGAAGACTTTGGCCAAACCATCGCCTACATGGGTTATGACATTCTACTATGGGTACAAGATCTCTATTCCCGGGGTATGTTCGCTCCACAAGCCAGCGTTATCGGGCTTAGTTCTGAAGGAAATCAAAAAGCCTGGGCTGGGTACGCAGCAGTATCAGCCGCAAAATGCACGTTAGAGTCGGTATCGCGATCAATCGCCGTGGAGTTTGGTCGGTTTGGAATTCGCAGCAATATTATTCAAGCAGGTATTACCGAAACACCAGCATTGGCATTGATCCCATCCCATCAAGAAATGTTGGAGGATGCACGACAACGGAATCCTCTTGGACGCTTGACTAGACCCGAAGACGTAGCGAATGCAGTCTATTTATTGACAAGGCCGGAAGCTTCTTGGATCAACGGTGCGCTGCTTCATGTTGATGGCGGCGAACATCTTTGCTAG
- a CDS encoding phosphopantetheine-binding protein, with product MENQKIYDDVVKIISKHAKNQEALASLNQDTHILNDLQVNSARLVDIILDFEDAFDLEIEDDDADEINTIGDAVQLVQKLVH from the coding sequence ATGGAAAACCAAAAGATCTATGACGACGTTGTTAAAATTATCAGCAAGCACGCTAAGAACCAGGAAGCTCTCGCCAGCCTGAATCAAGACACTCACATCTTAAACGACCTTCAGGTGAACTCCGCTCGCCTTGTCGACATCATTCTTGACTTCGAAGATGCCTTCGACCTAGAGATCGAAGATGACGATGCAGATGAAATCAACACCATTGGCGATGCTGTTCAACTTGTACAAAAGCTTGTTCATTAA
- a CDS encoding ChaN family lipoprotein: protein MMYFIAPIFALLLVLMSACQHSSLSQGEDIERLLKEALLTDVVILGEKHDNPEHHRIQAQFIKELSRQGRLQGVYMEHLFPSQEMILVKESAEVWPEKLNWKTSGWPSYSVFQSLFDVIAAEKPPVYGVGIPRHQLKAFYKKQDPGYLNEDEKKSVGLTVPLPDQAHQDLLRTIVKAHCGYLDEKSAGFMMPLQRYKDAFMAKRYFEHRQAGKVAVYIIGAGHGRRDFGVPYYLKYRDPKLRILSIQLQERGQGLGQEPNFDRILVTEAVDHEDPCMKFKKSLEKSFKKGAKPKSPLQHKSHDGLGKSHGKTPRQ from the coding sequence ATGATGTATTTTATTGCACCAATATTTGCTCTTCTTCTGGTGTTGATGAGCGCCTGCCAGCACAGTTCCCTTTCCCAAGGTGAAGATATCGAGAGACTTCTTAAGGAAGCTCTTTTGACTGATGTTGTGATCTTAGGAGAAAAGCATGACAACCCTGAGCATCACCGCATCCAGGCCCAGTTTATCAAAGAGCTGAGTCGGCAGGGTCGCTTGCAGGGGGTGTATATGGAGCACCTGTTTCCTTCCCAAGAGATGATTCTAGTTAAAGAGTCAGCCGAAGTTTGGCCTGAGAAACTGAATTGGAAAACCAGTGGTTGGCCCTCGTATAGCGTTTTTCAATCATTATTCGATGTGATTGCAGCTGAAAAGCCCCCTGTTTATGGAGTAGGGATTCCAAGGCATCAGTTGAAAGCGTTTTATAAGAAGCAGGATCCGGGCTATCTCAACGAAGATGAAAAAAAATCAGTAGGACTCACCGTTCCGCTACCTGATCAAGCCCACCAAGATCTACTCAGGACTATTGTCAAGGCCCACTGTGGTTACTTGGACGAGAAATCAGCGGGCTTTATGATGCCATTGCAACGATATAAAGATGCCTTTATGGCTAAAAGGTATTTTGAGCATCGCCAAGCAGGGAAGGTTGCTGTTTATATTATCGGGGCAGGCCATGGCCGTCGTGACTTTGGTGTCCCCTATTACTTGAAGTATCGCGACCCCAAGCTTCGCATTCTCTCGATTCAATTGCAGGAGCGAGGGCAAGGATTGGGTCAAGAGCCAAATTTTGATCGTATCCTAGTGACTGAAGCTGTGGATCACGAGGACCCCTGTATGAAGTTTAAAAAGAGTCTGGAAAAATCGTTTAAGAAGGGGGCAAAGCCAAAATCGCCGCTGCAACATAAGAGCCATGATGGGTTAGGGAAATCCCACGGGAAGACCCCCCGGCAATGA